From a single Lolium rigidum isolate FL_2022 chromosome 7, APGP_CSIRO_Lrig_0.1, whole genome shotgun sequence genomic region:
- the LOC124672642 gene encoding protein ACCELERATED CELL DEATH 6-like produces the protein MASPAEAETSPPSTPSTMSCATPRPPLAGPTLSPALVRAARSGDERRLVKELLADPSAPNLETAATAGGNTLLHVAASGAHAALATLLLRRAPGLLAARNAALDTPLHLAARAGAHKVVALLIASSSSLRALTRATNKRGETALHEVVRGGHEAAARALAAADSGLAGLCGGAGETPIYMAAAGGSLGMVRILLKSYSNDDDDKLPIVGSCTGPGRRTALHAAALTSNEMTQELLQWNPALAKEVDSSGSTPLHYVASAGNISALKLLLRYDTSPAYVPDSNGLFPVHIAAKMGYGQLIYELSKHCPDFDEKLDSKGRNFLHIAVEHKKWKVVWHFCGTPELDRVVNAMDYEGNTALHLAVKNADQMIVSLLMSNKGVLPNIVNNHGLTALDLAVLATDKGISYTLNPQVIILRCLAWTGAVLTPRRLDHFIDEFHIGRASGNELKKFSNIAQNLVVGSVLVSTVTFAAVFTLPGGNISDGHPHAGAPILSHRYTFKAFVMANTLAFVGSTLSTIWLTYAGSEHVHPLLRKLYMFFSVMSMEQATRSMVAAFALGAYVVLSPVSERIGIVVCLSTIATLLLRNPSNWQLGFLFMPIKRRLGWRGVFKAHLPQQTRSRLTVGVGSNFACLFLRRMLGMLFTYSFIFLLALL, from the exons ATGGCCTCGCCCGCCGAGGCAGAGACCTCGCCGCCGTCCACACCGTCCACCATGTCCTGCGCGACGCctcggccgccgctcgccgggcCAACCCTGAGCCCCGCGCTCGTCCGCGCGGCGCGCAGCGGCGACGAGCGGCGGCTCGTGAAGGAGCTCCTCGCGGACCCGTCCGCGCCCAACCTCGAGACCGCCGCCACCGCAGGAGGCAACACGCTCCTGCACGTGGCCGCGTCCGGCGCGCACGCGGCGCTGGcgacgctcctcctccgccgtgcccCCGGGCTCCTCGCCGCGCGCAACGCCGCGCTCGACACCCCGCTCCACCTCGCCGCTCGCGCCGGGGCCCACAAGGTCGTCGCTCTCCTCATCGCTTCCTCGTCCTCCTTGCGCGCCCTCACCCGCGCCACTAACAAGCGCGGCGAGACGGCGCTTCACGAGGTGGTGCGGGGCGGGCACGAGGCCGCCGCCCGTGCGCTGGCCGCTGCCGACTCGGGGCTCGCGGGGctgtgcggcggcgcgggggagacGCCCATTTACATGGCAGCGGCGGGAGGATCCCTTGGGATGGTGCGCATTCTTCTGAAGTCATACAGCAACGACGACGATGACAAGCTGCCCATAGTGGGTTCGTGCACGGGTCCGGGCAGGCGCACGGCGCTGCACGCCGCTGCGCTCACGAGCAACG AAATGACACAGGAACTGTTGCAGTGGAACCCAGCACTTGCAAAAGAAGTTGACAGTTCAGGAAGTACTCCTCTCCATTATGTTGCATCTGCTGGAAACATTTCCGCACTGAAGCTGTTATTGAGATATGATACTTCTCCAGCCTATGTCCCAGATTCAAATGGATTGTTTCCTGTACATATTGCTGCTAAAATGGGATATGGTCAACTGATCTATGAACTCTCCAAACACTGCCCAGATTTTGATGAGAAGCTTGACAGTAAAGGAAGAAACTTCTTACATATTGCTGTTGAGCATAAGAAATGGAAAGTCGTTTGGCATTTCTGTGGTACCCCAGAACTCGACAGAGTGGTGAATGCCATGGATTATGAAGGGAATACAGCTTtgcatcttgcagtcaagaatgcAGACCAGATGATAGTGAGCCTTCTGATGTCAAATAAAGGTGTACTGCCAAATATAGTGAACAACCACGGCCTCACTGCCTTAGATCTTGCGGTACTAGCCACTGATAAAGGGATCAGTTATACACTG AATCCACAGGTCATTATACTTCGCTGTTTAGCCTGGACAGGAGCTGTCCTTACTCCACGCCGCCTGGATCATTTCATAGATGAGTTCCACATTGGGAGAGCCTCTGGAAACGAGCTAAAGAAATTTAGCAACATTGCACAAAATTTAGTAGTTGGCTCGGTGCTTGTCTCAACAGTCACATTTGCAGCAGTATTCACTCTACCTGGCGGTAACATATCTGATGGTCATCCACATGCCGGTGCACCAATTTTATCACACAGATACACCTTCAAGGCATTTGTGATGGCGAACACACTTGCATTTGTCGGCTCCACGCTGTCCACCATCTGGCTCACCTATGCTGGATCGGAGCATGTTCATCCACTGCTTCGTAAACTCTACATGTTCTTCTCTGTAATGTCTATGGAGCAGGCCACGAGAAGTATGGTTGCAGCATTTGCACTGGGCGCTTATGTTGTTTTGAGCCCAGTTAGTGAGCGGATTGGCATTGTGGTATGCCTCTCTACCATCGCCACCCTATTGCTCCGCAACCCATCTAATTGGCAGCTGGGCTTCCTGTTTATGCCGATAAAGAGGAGATTGGGGTGGAGAGGAGTGTTTAAAGCCCATTTGCCGCAACAAACAAGGAGCAGGCTTACAGTAGGTGTTGGCTCCAATTTTGCATGCTTATTCCTACGAAGGATGCTTGGTATGCTATTTACATACAGCTTCATCTTTCTCTTAGCATTGCTATGA